Proteins from a genomic interval of Chanodichthys erythropterus isolate Z2021 chromosome 6, ASM2448905v1, whole genome shotgun sequence:
- the dyrk3 gene encoding dual specificity tyrosine-phosphorylation-regulated kinase 3, giving the protein MMILSRKPDGPITAARHGDGLYDSYMRTDHIVNQDADVNGQSPSGLPPLPKHTGVNKPTMKDHQAIRGGPMKVKYVYEDTYNRKLNGMSQLNGTSQVPAKSQPAVSKERSVDSNSSVKSSESSTKATKLSSPMTPEQAIKQHRQQLTTLEQQEIHSYSEIYFLGPNAKKRQAVAGGTNNCGYDDDQGGYIHVPHDHLAYRYEFLKVIGKGSFGQVAKVYDHKLQQHLALKMVRNEKRFHRQAAEEIRILEHLKKQDKTGSMNVVHMLENFTFRNHICMTFELLSMNLYELIKRNKFQGFSLPLVRKFAHSILQCLEALHRHKIIHCDLKPENILLKQQGRSGIKVIDFGSSCFDHQRVYTYIQSRFYRAPEVILGSRYGMPIDMWSFGCILAELLTGYPLFPGEDEGDQLACMMELLGMPTQKLLEQAKRAKNFINSKGHPRYCTVSTLSNGTVVLNGSRSRRGKLRGPPGSKEWGAALKGCDDPTFIDFLKKCLDWDPSTRMTPVQALRHPWLYKRLPKPAPGGEKSMVPKRITEHSTSFPTIISKVPPVMSSTNNKLRTTMMGDSTGSIPFRTVLPKLVS; this is encoded by the exons ATGATGATATTGAGCAGAAAACCAGATGGCCCCATAACTGCAG CTCGCCACGGGGACGGTCTGTATGATTCCTACATGCGCACCGATCACATTGTGAACCAGGATGCTGATGTGAATGGACAGAGTCCCTCTGGACTGCCACCTCTCCCCAAACACACT GGAGTCAACAAGCCTACAATGAAGGATCATCAAGCAATCCGAGGAGGACCGATGAAGGTTAAATATGTTTACGAGGACACCTACAACCGCAAACTCAATGGTATGAGCCAGCTCAATGGCACAAGCCAAGTACCAGCTAAGTCCCAACCTGCAGTCTCCAAAGAGAGAAGCGTGGACAGCAACAGCTCTGTGAAATCCTCTGAGAGCTCAACAAAAGCCACAAAGCTGAGCAGCCCAATGACCCCAGAACAAGCTATCAAGCAACACCGGCAGCAACTGACTACCTTGGAGCAACAGGAGATCCACAGCTATTCTGAGATCTACTTCCTGGGACCAAATGCCAAGAAGAGGCAGGCAGTGGCAGGGGGCACTAACAACTGTGGTTATGATGATGACCAGGGAGGATACATCCATGTACCTCATGATCACCTTGCCTATCGCTACGAGTTCCTCAAGGTGATCGGCAAAGGTAGTTTTGGACAAGTGGCAAAGGTTTATGACCACAAGTTACAGCAGCACCTTGCCTTGAAGATGGTGCGTAACGAGAAGCGCTTCCATCGGCAAGCTGCTGAGGAGATCCGAATTCTGGAGCATCTAAAGAAGCAAGATAAGACAGGCAGCATGAACGTAGTTCACATGTTGGAGAATTTCACCTTCCGGAACCACATATGCATGACTTTTGAGCTCCTCAGCATGAACCTGTATGAGCTCATCAAACGCAACAAGTTCCAGGGTTTCAGTCTCCCGCTGGTACGCAAGTTTGCACACTCTATCCTCCAATGCTTGGAGGCTCTCCATCGCCATAAGATCATCCACTGTGACCTGAAACCAGAGAATATATTGCTGAAGCAGCAGGGCAGGAGTGGGATCAAGGTCATTGACTTTGGCTCCAGCTGTTTCGATCACCAGCGTGTCTACACATACATCCAATCCCGCTTCTACCGTGCTCCTGAAGTCATCTTGGGATCACGATATGGTATGCCTATAGACATGTGGAGCTTTGGTTGCATTCTGGCAGAGCTGCTGACAGGATACCCTCTGTTTCCTGGTGAAGATGAAGGTGACCAGCTGGCCTGCATGATGGAGCTACTGGGTATGCCAACTCAGAAACTGCTGGAACAAGCCAAGCGTGCCAAGAACTTCATCAACTCCAAAGGCCACCCACGCTACTGCACGGTCAGCACACTTAGCAACGGCACTGTAGTCCTCAACGGGAGCCGTTCTCGTCGAGGAAAATTGCGAGGTCCCCCAGGAAGCAAGGAGTGGGGGGCGGCTCTCAAAGGCTGTGATGACCCAACATTTATTGACTTTCTGAAGAAGTGTTTGGATTGGGACCCTAGTACTCGAATGACACCAGTTCAGGCTTTAAGGCACCCCTGGCTCTACAAGAGACTGCCCAAGCCTGCACCTGGTGGCGAGAAATCCATGGTGCCCAAACGGATCACAGAGCACAGCACCTCTTTCCCTACTATAATCTCCAAGGTACCCCCAGTCATGAGCTCAACCAACAACAAACTGCGGACCACCATGATGGGTGACTCCACTGGAAGTATACCCTTTCGCACAGTGCTGCCGAAGCTTGTTTCATAG